The Neisseria sicca genome includes a window with the following:
- a CDS encoding amino acid ABC transporter ATP-binding protein: MIKIRNIRKTFGENTILRGIDLDVGKGQVVVILGPSGSGKTTFLRCLNALEMPEDGQIEFDNERPLKIDFSKKTTKHDILALRRKSGMVFQQYNLFPHKTALENVMEGPVAVQGKPAAQAREEALKLLEKVGLGDKVNLYPYQLSGGQQQRVGIARALAIQPELMLFDEPTSALDPELVQDVLNAMKELAQEGWTMVVVTHEIKFALEVATTVVVMDGGVIVEQGSPKELFEHPKHERTQKFLRQIRKDSADYRH; this comes from the coding sequence ATGATTAAAATTCGCAATATCCGCAAAACCTTCGGCGAAAACACCATTTTGCGCGGCATCGATTTGGATGTGGGCAAAGGGCAGGTGGTCGTCATCCTCGGACCTTCCGGCTCGGGCAAAACGACGTTTTTACGCTGCTTAAACGCGCTGGAAATGCCAGAAGACGGGCAAATCGAGTTCGACAACGAGCGACCGCTGAAAATCGATTTTTCCAAAAAAACGACAAAGCACGACATTTTGGCTCTGCGCCGCAAATCCGGCATGGTGTTCCAACAATACAACCTTTTCCCGCACAAAACCGCGTTGGAAAACGTGATGGAGGGTCCGGTTGCCGTACAAGGCAAACCTGCTGCCCAAGCGCGCGAAGAAGCGCTGAAATTGCTGGAAAAAGTCGGCTTGGGCGACAAGGTTAACCTTTATCCCTACCAGCTTTCCGGCGGTCAGCAGCAGCGCGTCGGCATCGCCCGCGCATTGGCGATTCAGCCCGAGCTGATGTTGTTTGACGAACCCACTTCCGCGCTCGATCCTGAATTGGTGCAAGACGTATTGAACGCCATGAAAGAATTGGCGCAAGAAGGTTGGACGATGGTCGTCGTGACCCACGAAATCAAGTTTGCGTTGGAAGTCGCCACTACCGTCGTCGTCATGGACGGCGGCGTCATTGTAGAGCAGGGCAGTCCGAAAGAATTGTTCGAACACCCTAAACACGAACGCACGCAGAAATTCCTGCGGCAAATCCGTAAAGATTCGGCGGATTATCGACATTAA
- a CDS encoding trans-sulfuration enzyme family protein: protein MKFATKVIHSSYDCDEHNRALMPPIYQNSMFALHEIGEQVPYRYSRLSNPTRQVLEDTVADLERGAAGFAFSSGMAGIDAVWRTFLRPGDTIVAVADIYGGAYDLLVDVYKAWGVNVVFADLGNPDRLDELLAAHNVKLVWLETPSNPLLRLVDIKALAAKAHAAGALVGIDNTFATPYLQQPLEMGCDIVFHSATKYLCGHSDVLMGIVAVKTKELAKPLHDMMVHAGAIAGPMDCWLVLRGIKTLALRMEAHCKNALDIARRLEAHPAVEKVFYPGLPSHEHYELAKTQMPKGIGGVVTVYLKNDTREAANSVIKNMDMVKMASSLGGVESLVNHCYSQSHSGVPHDVKMEMGIKVGLLRFSIGIEDADDIWNDISKALDTTL, encoded by the coding sequence ATGAAATTCGCCACCAAAGTCATCCATTCCAGCTACGATTGCGACGAACACAACCGCGCGCTGATGCCGCCGATTTATCAGAACAGTATGTTCGCGCTGCACGAAATCGGCGAGCAGGTTCCCTACCGCTATTCGCGCCTGAGCAATCCGACCCGTCAGGTTTTGGAAGACACGGTTGCCGATTTGGAACGCGGGGCGGCGGGTTTTGCCTTTTCCAGCGGTATGGCGGGCATCGATGCCGTGTGGCGCACATTCCTGCGTCCGGGCGATACCATCGTTGCCGTGGCCGACATTTACGGCGGCGCGTATGACTTGCTGGTTGACGTATATAAAGCGTGGGGCGTGAACGTCGTTTTTGCCGATTTGGGCAACCCCGACCGCTTGGACGAGTTGCTTGCCGCGCACAATGTGAAACTGGTTTGGCTGGAAACCCCGTCCAATCCGCTATTGAGATTGGTGGACATCAAAGCGCTTGCCGCCAAAGCCCACGCCGCCGGGGCATTGGTCGGCATCGACAACACCTTCGCCACGCCGTATCTGCAACAGCCGCTGGAGATGGGCTGCGACATCGTGTTCCACTCCGCTACCAAATATCTTTGCGGACACTCCGACGTATTGATGGGCATCGTCGCCGTCAAAACCAAAGAACTGGCGAAACCGCTGCACGACATGATGGTGCATGCCGGCGCGATTGCCGGCCCGATGGACTGCTGGCTGGTGTTGCGCGGCATCAAAACGCTCGCCTTGCGCATGGAGGCGCACTGCAAAAACGCGCTTGACATCGCCCGCCGCCTTGAAGCCCATCCCGCCGTGGAAAAAGTGTTCTATCCCGGACTGCCGTCTCACGAACATTACGAACTGGCGAAAACCCAAATGCCCAAAGGCATAGGCGGCGTGGTAACGGTTTACCTCAAAAACGATACGCGCGAAGCGGCAAACAGCGTGATTAAAAACATGGATATGGTCAAAATGGCGTCCAGCCTCGGCGGTGTCGAAAGTCTGGTCAACCATTGCTATTCCCAGTCCCACAGCGGCGTGCCGCATGATGTGAAAATGGAAATGGGCATCAAAGTCGGCCTGCTGCGTTTCTCCATCGGTATCGAAGACGCAGATGATATTTGGAACGATATTTCCAAAGCTTTGGATACGACGCTGTAA
- a CDS encoding SGNH/GDSL hydrolase family protein — translation MNIKTLSVSLTALCLSAAAPAADMLLENYGSSRPTWLSKLKKLDRSSDGKFRILQIGDSHTAGDLFTEQLRLRLQQKWGDGGIGWVYPSTVKGQRSSAVRYDGSWQTVSSRSVSDDFPLGGIIAKANGSSVTISAKDGSSGERQISVFAKPVLPEQTLSFNGREVPAGNSGWQIIRSNSLLPLTLSSSMPWDIGYINIENPGRGVTVSALGINGAQLTHWSKWRPSWQDDLAQTRADLVIIAYGTNEAFARDLDITATEQSWRSYIRQIKQSLPDAGILILGAPESLKSTSGSCGTRPTTLSSIQQMQQRIARDEKIMYWSWQNAMGGECSMKSWMNQGLAAKDGVHFSGKGYRQAADRLADSLIQMAD, via the coding sequence ATGAACATCAAAACCCTGTCCGTATCCCTTACCGCATTGTGCCTGTCTGCCGCCGCACCCGCTGCCGATATGCTGCTGGAAAATTACGGCAGCAGCCGTCCCACATGGCTCTCCAAGCTCAAAAAACTCGACCGCAGCTCGGACGGCAAATTCCGCATCCTCCAAATCGGCGATTCACACACCGCCGGCGACCTTTTCACCGAACAACTGCGCCTGCGTCTCCAACAAAAATGGGGCGACGGCGGCATAGGCTGGGTTTACCCCTCTACCGTCAAAGGTCAGCGCAGCTCAGCCGTCCGCTATGACGGCTCGTGGCAAACCGTCAGCAGCCGCAGCGTTTCAGACGACTTCCCCTTAGGCGGCATCATCGCCAAAGCCAACGGCAGCAGCGTTACCATCAGCGCCAAAGACGGCAGCAGCGGCGAAAGGCAGATTTCCGTTTTCGCCAAACCCGTCCTGCCCGAACAAACCCTGTCGTTCAACGGACGCGAAGTTCCCGCCGGAAACAGCGGCTGGCAAATCATCCGCAGCAACAGCCTCCTTCCGCTGACCCTCAGCAGCTCCATGCCTTGGGACATCGGCTACATCAATATCGAAAATCCCGGACGCGGCGTAACCGTTTCCGCACTCGGCATCAACGGCGCGCAACTGACCCACTGGTCCAAATGGCGTCCCTCTTGGCAGGATGACCTTGCCCAAACCCGCGCCGACCTCGTTATCATCGCCTACGGCACCAACGAAGCCTTTGCCCGTGATTTGGACATCACAGCCACCGAACAAAGCTGGCGCAGCTACATCCGCCAAATCAAACAAAGCCTGCCCGACGCGGGCATCCTGATTCTCGGCGCACCTGAATCCCTTAAAAGCACTTCAGGAAGCTGCGGCACACGCCCAACCACTTTAAGCAGCATCCAACAAATGCAGCAGCGCATTGCCCGTGACGAAAAAATCATGTATTGGTCGTGGCAAAACGCGATGGGTGGAGAATGCAGCATGAAAAGCTGGATGAACCAAGGTCTTGCCGCCAAAGACGGCGTCCACTTCTCAGGCAAAGGCTACCGCCAAGCCGCCGACCGTCTCGCCGACAGCTTGATACAAATGGCGGATTAA
- a CDS encoding amino acid ABC transporter permease yields MLNNFLASLPFMTETRADMIVSAFLPMVKAGFMVSLPLAVASFLIGMVIAIAVALVRIMPAGGIVRKILLKLVETYISIIRGTPLLVQLVIVFYGLPSVGIFIDPIPAAIIGFSLNVGAYASETIRAAILSVPKGQWEAGFSIGMTYMQTFRRIVAPQAFRVAVPPLSNEFIGLFKNTSLAAVVTVTELFRVAQETANRTYDFLPVYIEAALVYWCFCKVLFLIQARLEKRFDRYVAK; encoded by the coding sequence GTGTTAAATAATTTTCTTGCTTCGCTGCCGTTTATGACGGAAACACGCGCCGACATGATTGTCAGCGCGTTTTTGCCTATGGTCAAAGCCGGTTTTATGGTGTCGCTGCCGCTGGCGGTGGCATCGTTCCTGATCGGGATGGTGATCGCCATCGCCGTGGCTTTGGTGCGGATTATGCCTGCGGGCGGCATCGTGCGGAAAATCCTGCTGAAACTGGTGGAAACTTATATTTCTATCATCAGGGGGACGCCGCTGTTGGTGCAGCTTGTGATTGTGTTTTACGGGCTGCCGTCCGTCGGCATTTTCATCGATCCGATTCCTGCCGCCATCATCGGCTTCTCGCTTAATGTCGGCGCATACGCTTCCGAAACCATACGCGCGGCGATTTTATCCGTGCCGAAAGGGCAGTGGGAGGCGGGTTTCTCCATCGGCATGACCTATATGCAGACTTTCCGCCGCATCGTCGCGCCGCAGGCATTCCGCGTCGCCGTGCCGCCTTTGAGCAACGAGTTTATCGGCTTGTTTAAAAACACCTCGCTCGCGGCGGTGGTAACGGTAACGGAATTGTTCCGCGTCGCTCAGGAAACGGCAAACCGTACCTACGACTTCCTGCCCGTCTATATCGAAGCCGCTTTGGTTTACTGGTGTTTCTGCAAAGTGCTGTTCCTGATTCAGGCGCGCTTGGAAAAACGCTTCGACCGCTATGTCGCCAAATAA
- the folE2 gene encoding GTP cyclohydrolase FolE2: protein MNAIADVQSSRDLRNLPINQVGIKDLRFPITLNTAEGSQSTVARLTMTVFLPADQKGTHMSRFVALMEQQTEALDFDRLHKLTAEMVALLDSHSGKISVSFPFFRKKSAPVSGIQSLLDYDVTLTGEIKNGAYSHNLKVMVPVTSLCPCSKEISQYGAHNQRSHVTVSLTANAEVGIEEIIDCVEAQASCQLYGLLKRPDEKYVTEKAYENPKFVEDMVRDVATALIADGRIESFIVESENFESIHNHSAYAYIAYP from the coding sequence ATGAACGCCATTGCAGACGTGCAATCCAGCCGCGATTTACGCAATCTGCCGATTAACCAGGTCGGTATCAAAGACCTTCGCTTCCCGATTACTTTAAATACCGCCGAAGGCAGCCAATCCACCGTCGCCCGCCTAACCATGACGGTTTTCCTGCCCGCCGACCAAAAAGGCACACATATGTCGCGCTTCGTGGCATTGATGGAGCAACAAACCGAGGCTTTGGATTTCGACAGGCTGCACAAACTGACTGCCGAAATGGTTGCGCTTTTAGACTCCCATTCCGGCAAAATCAGCGTTTCCTTCCCCTTCTTCCGCAAAAAATCCGCCCCTGTTTCCGGCATCCAATCCCTGCTCGACTACGACGTTACCCTGACGGGCGAAATCAAAAACGGCGCATACAGCCATAATTTGAAAGTGATGGTGCCCGTGACCTCTTTGTGTCCGTGTTCCAAAGAAATCTCGCAATACGGCGCGCACAACCAACGTTCGCACGTTACCGTCAGCCTGACCGCCAACGCCGAAGTCGGTATCGAGGAAATCATCGACTGCGTCGAAGCGCAGGCAAGCTGCCAGCTCTACGGCCTGCTCAAACGCCCCGATGAAAAATACGTTACCGAAAAAGCCTATGAAAACCCGAAATTCGTGGAAGACATGGTGCGCGACGTAGCCACCGCGCTGATTGCCGACGGACGCATCGAAAGCTTCATCGTCGAGAGCGAAAACTTCGAGTCAATACACAACCACTCGGCTTACGCCTATATTGCGTATCCTTAA
- a CDS encoding META domain-containing protein, translating into MKTLIPTLMTAIILTACTSPAEKPQQSQPVTSSEKPSEPRQASTSALAAKWFVVSFDKFTEKDLAGRTAFLDLSKMPKAHGKMGCNHLMLQAKEVGSGKINFGPIATSMMLCEDMKLEEAFLNMRSVWNYRFDGADLILEQNGKTMRLRRQP; encoded by the coding sequence ATGAAAACCCTGATCCCCACCCTTATGACCGCAATCATTCTGACCGCCTGTACTTCGCCTGCTGAAAAACCGCAGCAGTCCCAACCTGTCACGTCGTCTGAAAAACCATCCGAACCGCGTCAAGCGTCAACGTCGGCTTTGGCGGCGAAATGGTTTGTGGTTTCTTTCGACAAATTCACCGAAAAAGATTTGGCGGGCAGAACGGCTTTTTTGGATTTGAGCAAAATGCCCAAGGCGCATGGCAAGATGGGTTGTAATCATTTAATGCTTCAAGCAAAAGAAGTCGGTTCGGGCAAAATCAATTTCGGTCCGATTGCGACGTCGATGATGTTGTGTGAAGACATGAAGCTGGAAGAGGCTTTCTTGAACATGAGAAGCGTGTGGAACTATCGTTTCGACGGCGCTGATTTGATTTTGGAGCAAAACGGCAAAACCATGCGCCTGCGCCGTCAGCCGTAA
- a CDS encoding amino acid ABC transporter substrate-binding protein, which translates to MLKKFVLGSMTALVLVACGGEGGSASSSAPAQSANASGSLIERINNKGTITVGTEGTYAPFTYHDKDGKLTGYDVEVTRAVADKLGVKVEFKETQWDSMMAGLKAGRFDVVANQVGLTSPERQATFDKSEPYSWSGAVLVARNDSNIKSIDDIKGVKTAQSLTSNYGEKAKAAGAELVPVDGLAQSLTLIEQKRADATLNDELAVLDYLKKNPNAGVKIVWSAPADEKVGSGLIVNKGNDEVVAKFSTAINELKADGTLKKLGEQFFGKDISVK; encoded by the coding sequence ATGTTGAAAAAATTCGTACTCGGCAGCATGACCGCATTGGTTTTGGTAGCCTGCGGCGGAGAGGGCGGCAGCGCGTCTTCTTCTGCTCCCGCCCAATCTGCCAACGCTTCCGGTTCTTTAATCGAGCGTATCAACAATAAAGGTACGATTACCGTCGGTACCGAAGGCACTTACGCGCCGTTTACCTACCACGACAAAGACGGCAAGCTGACCGGCTACGATGTGGAAGTTACCCGCGCTGTGGCGGACAAGCTGGGCGTGAAAGTCGAGTTTAAAGAAACGCAATGGGATTCGATGATGGCGGGTTTGAAGGCGGGACGTTTCGACGTGGTGGCAAACCAAGTCGGTCTGACCAGCCCCGAACGCCAAGCGACATTCGACAAATCCGAACCTTACAGCTGGAGCGGAGCGGTTTTGGTTGCGCGTAACGACAGCAACATCAAATCCATTGACGACATTAAAGGCGTCAAAACCGCGCAGTCTCTGACCAGCAACTATGGCGAAAAAGCCAAAGCCGCGGGTGCGGAACTCGTACCGGTGGACGGTTTGGCGCAATCGCTGACCCTGATTGAACAAAAACGTGCCGATGCGACGTTGAACGATGAGTTGGCAGTTTTAGACTATCTGAAGAAAAACCCGAATGCGGGCGTGAAAATCGTTTGGTCTGCGCCTGCCGATGAAAAAGTCGGTTCCGGCTTGATTGTCAATAAAGGCAATGACGAAGTCGTGGCGAAATTCAGCACGGCAATCAACGAGCTGAAAGCTGACGGCACGCTGAAAAAACTGGGCGAACAATTCTTCGGAAAAGACATCAGTGTTAAATAA
- a CDS encoding ATP-binding cassette domain-containing protein, whose translation MIEIKNLTLQRGLKVLLDKANATVNPGQRVGLIGKNGTGKSSLFALIKGEITQDGGDVSIPKNWRIASVSQETPDLDISALDYVLQGDAELQAFQTTLAQAEAQNDGMKQAEYHAKLEEIDAYTAPARAAKLLNGLGFSQEEHSRPVKSFSGGWRMRLNLAQALICRADLLLLDEPTNHLDLETVLWLENHLASLPCTQIIISHDRDFLNAATTQTIELSQQKLTQYGGNYDFYQTERAQRLAQQQAAYVKQQAQIKHLQSFIDRFKAKATKAVQAQSRMKALAKLERIAPAHLDSEFSFEFYNPDHLPNPLLKLEHADLGYEGKTVLHNITLSLESGARYGLLGVNGSGKSTFIKALAGKIDLLSGSIIRSEKLNIGYFAQHQLDTIRADQSPVWHIQQLSPEVREQEIRNFLGGFNFVGDMALQKTEPFSGGEKARLALAMIIWQKPNLLLLDEPTNHLDLDMRHALTLALQSFQGALIVVSHDRSLLEATTDSFLLIDKGRLKNFDGDLNDYRQWRLAQENATAAPAASAQSQNRKDTKRIEAQIRQEKARRGKPIQQKIDKAEKEMAQLSEIQTVCEAFLAQEEAYSDENKTKLQQTLTQLTEIKVKLTQIEENWLLWQEELEQILTEIDEEFTQL comes from the coding sequence ATGATTGAAATCAAGAACCTCACCCTGCAACGCGGTTTGAAAGTCCTGCTCGACAAAGCCAACGCCACCGTCAATCCCGGTCAGCGCGTCGGTTTGATCGGTAAAAACGGGACGGGCAAATCCAGCCTGTTTGCCTTAATCAAGGGTGAAATCACTCAGGATGGCGGCGATGTCTCGATTCCGAAAAATTGGCGGATTGCTTCCGTTTCCCAAGAAACCCCCGACTTGGACATCTCCGCGTTGGACTACGTTTTGCAGGGCGATGCCGAGTTGCAGGCTTTTCAGACGACCTTGGCGCAGGCGGAAGCGCAAAATGACGGCATGAAACAGGCGGAATATCATGCCAAATTGGAAGAAATCGACGCTTATACTGCGCCGGCCCGTGCGGCGAAATTGTTGAACGGACTCGGTTTTTCACAAGAAGAACACAGCCGTCCCGTCAAATCCTTTTCCGGCGGCTGGCGTATGCGCCTGAACCTTGCGCAAGCCTTGATTTGCCGCGCCGATCTGCTCTTACTTGACGAACCGACCAACCACTTGGATTTGGAAACCGTTTTGTGGCTGGAAAACCATCTTGCCTCTTTACCCTGCACGCAAATCATCATTTCCCACGACCGCGATTTTCTCAATGCGGCCACCACTCAAACTATTGAATTGTCGCAGCAAAAACTCACGCAATACGGCGGCAATTACGATTTTTACCAAACCGAACGTGCGCAGCGTCTCGCGCAGCAACAAGCTGCTTATGTCAAACAGCAGGCGCAAATCAAACATCTGCAATCGTTTATCGACCGCTTCAAAGCCAAAGCCACCAAAGCCGTTCAAGCGCAAAGCCGCATGAAGGCATTGGCGAAGCTCGAGCGCATCGCTCCCGCGCATCTGGACAGCGAGTTTTCCTTCGAGTTTTACAATCCCGACCATCTGCCCAATCCCTTGCTGAAGCTGGAACACGCTGATTTGGGGTACGAAGGCAAAACCGTCCTGCACAACATTACCCTGTCGCTGGAAAGCGGTGCCCGCTACGGGCTATTGGGTGTTAACGGCAGCGGTAAATCTACGTTTATCAAAGCCTTGGCAGGAAAAATTGATTTGCTCTCCGGCAGCATCATCCGTTCCGAAAAACTCAATATCGGTTATTTTGCCCAACACCAACTCGATACCATCCGCGCTGACCAAAGCCCTGTTTGGCACATTCAACAGCTTTCTCCCGAAGTGCGCGAACAAGAAATCCGAAATTTCCTCGGCGGCTTCAACTTTGTCGGCGACATGGCGTTGCAGAAAACCGAACCTTTTTCCGGCGGAGAAAAAGCCCGCCTCGCCCTCGCCATGATTATCTGGCAAAAGCCAAATCTGCTGCTGCTTGACGAGCCGACCAACCATTTGGATTTGGATATGCGCCACGCCTTGACGCTCGCGTTGCAAAGTTTCCAAGGCGCCTTAATCGTCGTGTCGCACGACCGCAGCCTGCTCGAAGCGACTACCGACAGCTTCCTCCTGATTGACAAAGGTCGTCTGAAAAACTTTGACGGCGATTTAAACGATTATCGTCAATGGCGGTTGGCGCAAGAAAACGCCACAGCAGCGCCTGCGGCTTCCGCACAAAGCCAAAACCGCAAAGACACCAAGCGTATCGAAGCGCAAATCCGTCAAGAAAAAGCCCGACGCGGTAAGCCGATACAACAGAAAATCGACAAAGCCGAAAAAGAAATGGCGCAGCTTTCTGAAATTCAAACGGTATGTGAAGCATTTTTGGCACAAGAAGAAGCCTATTCGGACGAAAATAAAACAAAATTACAACAAACACTCACACAGTTAACAGAAATTAAAGTAAAATTAACACAAATAGAAGAAAACTGGCTTTTGTGGCAAGAAGAGCTGGAGCAAATCCTGACGGAAATCGACGAAGAATTTACACAACTATAA
- a CDS encoding ferredoxin--NADP reductase — protein MAASPEAKFTEEKILWIKHHTPKLMTFAISRPESYRFSAGQFSRLGFRDGEGFIWRAYSVVSAEYADTLEYFAVLIEGGPMSARFAVMKEGDTILLDKTATGFLLPERFPDGKDLVMLCTGSGIAPFLSIIEQPEIWQRFERLILAHSVSFADELIFRRRVEALKDHPLIGEYFHKFRFVPITTREETEGALSGKRIPELLKDGSLETYAGFKFTKADTRFMVCGNPAMVKDTFQALMDLGFAMHRNRIPGEIMMENGF, from the coding sequence ATGGCAGCCTCGCCCGAAGCAAAGTTCACCGAAGAAAAAATCCTGTGGATCAAACACCATACGCCCAAACTGATGACTTTTGCCATCAGCCGCCCTGAATCCTACCGCTTCTCGGCAGGACAGTTTTCGCGGCTCGGGTTTCGCGACGGCGAAGGCTTTATCTGGCGCGCGTATTCCGTCGTGTCCGCCGAATACGCCGACACGCTTGAATATTTTGCCGTTTTGATCGAAGGCGGCCCCATGTCCGCGCGATTTGCCGTGATGAAAGAGGGCGACACCATACTGCTCGACAAAACCGCTACGGGCTTCCTCCTGCCCGAACGCTTCCCCGACGGCAAGGACTTGGTCATGCTCTGCACCGGTTCGGGCATCGCGCCTTTCCTTTCCATCATCGAGCAGCCCGAAATCTGGCAGCGTTTCGAACGCTTGATTTTGGCGCACTCGGTTTCTTTCGCCGATGAACTGATTTTCAGACGACGTGTTGAAGCGTTGAAAGACCATCCGCTGATTGGCGAATATTTCCACAAATTCCGCTTCGTCCCCATTACCACGCGCGAGGAAACCGAAGGCGCGTTGAGCGGCAAGCGCATTCCCGAGCTGCTGAAAGACGGCAGCCTCGAAACATACGCGGGATTCAAGTTCACCAAAGCGGATACGCGCTTTATGGTCTGCGGCAATCCCGCCATGGTCAAAGACACATTCCAAGCCCTGATGGACTTGGGCTTCGCCATGCACCGCAACCGCATCCCCGGCGAAATCATGATGGAAAACGGGTTTTAA
- a CDS encoding nucleolar protein has product MRSRIKQGALIVASSLILGLSLHTAAAVFSCHSGNSKTYTSEPSGNCTGADLPKISSHQGGAYRLKINKLSSDTEEKAARPKKTRSKEKSREKAQEQDAKSKNAKSRAKKSDKAAQTSSENE; this is encoded by the coding sequence ATGCGTTCACGAATCAAGCAAGGAGCACTCATCGTTGCATCCTCCCTCATTTTGGGCTTATCCCTTCACACTGCAGCAGCCGTCTTCAGTTGCCATTCAGGCAATAGTAAAACCTATACATCCGAACCTTCGGGAAACTGCACAGGTGCAGACCTGCCCAAAATCAGCAGCCATCAAGGTGGCGCATACCGTCTGAAAATCAACAAATTAAGCAGCGATACCGAAGAAAAAGCAGCCAGACCCAAAAAGACGCGTTCAAAAGAAAAATCGCGGGAAAAAGCGCAAGAGCAAGATGCAAAGAGCAAAAACGCCAAATCACGCGCCAAAAAATCGGATAAAGCCGCACAAACGTCGTCTGAAAACGAGTGA
- the patB gene encoding peptidoglycan O-acetyltransferase PatB gives MKRFISLFASLLVCTFGAAWFSQDSINAYWQQTYHQASPLEPLSEYEWWRTGAQLQQNAYAFSDDLKARLAGQPTLAEPEPQIAQNDGASEQDALNASEPHEKNRPADGRQPQTAQNGGQPDTHRLPIAPPANIVLGQGDKVFFAGDSMMQGVAPFVERSLKKQYGIQSVNLSKQSTGLSYPKFFDWPNTIEQTLKQQTDIRLLVVFLGPNDPWDFPKGKKYLKFASPEWSEEYLSRVNRILTAAEQHHVQVIWMGIPYMKQAKLNKQMRYLDKLLADEISPKALWIPTDKLLSNGSDTYADSVNINGKIIRYRSKDGIHFSAEGQKLLADKIMEKIVFQTTPEMNGEERTEQLSAR, from the coding sequence ATGAAACGCTTTATTTCCCTGTTTGCTTCCCTTTTGGTTTGCACTTTCGGCGCGGCGTGGTTCAGCCAAGACTCCATCAATGCCTATTGGCAGCAGACTTATCATCAGGCTTCGCCGCTGGAACCGCTGTCCGAATATGAATGGTGGCGCACCGGCGCACAGTTGCAACAAAACGCTTACGCTTTTTCAGACGACCTCAAAGCACGTTTGGCAGGACAGCCTACGCTTGCCGAACCGGAGCCTCAAATCGCTCAAAACGACGGGGCGTCTGAACAAGATGCACTCAATGCGTCCGAACCGCATGAAAAAAACCGTCCCGCCGACGGACGCCAACCTCAAACGGCACAAAACGGCGGACAGCCTGACACGCACCGTCTCCCTATCGCCCCGCCCGCCAATATCGTTCTTGGACAAGGCGACAAGGTCTTTTTTGCGGGCGACTCGATGATGCAGGGCGTTGCGCCTTTTGTCGAAAGAAGCCTGAAAAAACAATACGGTATCCAGTCGGTGAATCTAAGCAAACAAAGCACCGGACTGTCCTATCCCAAGTTTTTCGACTGGCCGAACACCATCGAGCAGACGCTTAAACAACAAACCGATATCCGCCTTTTGGTCGTCTTCCTCGGTCCTAATGACCCGTGGGACTTCCCGAAAGGCAAAAAATACCTGAAATTTGCCTCGCCCGAATGGTCGGAAGAATACCTCAGCCGCGTCAACCGCATCCTGACCGCCGCCGAGCAACACCATGTCCAAGTCATTTGGATGGGCATTCCTTATATGAAACAGGCAAAACTTAACAAGCAAATGCGATATCTCGACAAACTTTTAGCAGACGAGATCAGTCCAAAAGCCTTGTGGATACCGACCGACAAGCTCCTCAGCAACGGCTCGGACACCTACGCCGACTCGGTCAACATCAATGGAAAAATCATCCGCTACCGCAGCAAAGACGGCATCCACTTCTCTGCTGAAGGACAAAAACTGCTCGCGGATAAAATCATGGAAAAAATCGTTTTTCAGACGACCCCTGAAATGAACGGCGAAGAACGCACGGAACAATTATCCGCACGTTAA